CTGCTTCGCATCTTAACCCTTTCTTCAtccccttcttttcctctgcgttgttcccccttttcttcccccaTTCATATCGATGCTGGCaacttctttccctcttcatcACGTGTTCCTCACACCCCGATGCTACTCCTGTGCGGTACTTGGCACATGTTGGGGAGTCTTTCACTGTTCCCCCcgttttcttcctttcgATTCCAATTTCTCTTTTGTCTGtcgctctgtctgtgtgtgtgtctctctctcttgcccccctctcgccaACGCCGTTGCCTTagtctttctttcctttttttttcccgttcACTCCCATCAATCAAATGTTCTCTTCGTGCGTTTCATTGCTCCTCCATTCTTTTCAATTTCTTTTTGTTTACTTCGGCGCGATATATAGCggttgcctctctctctctattctctctcttcctctttcaaCGTTTCTGTTTGTGCACACTTTGCTGGGGCAGCGGACGTTGTTGCTGATTCCTGctgttttctttcgctttttttttcttttttttctttggtaTGATGCTCTTACTTTactacccccccccacgtcCCCTTCGtgttcttctctgcctcccgcCTGTCTTTTCGGGTCGCATAGGTGtattgctgttgctgctatGTGTACAGGGGCCGTGTGTATGTAGTTGCCGAAGTGTCCGacttgtgcgtgcgtgcgtctccttctccctgtTTGTATATATACGTCTCTTGTGCCACCGCCTCTGTGTGCGATTTCCCTTTACGCCCCTCCGgacctccccccctctcttacTTGCCTCTGTCTCTgacgccttttcttttcgtggTTCACCAGTGTTCAGTTCTTTCTGGCTACCTTTATTGCCATATTTTCGGGGCATGCTCGGTTGAACAAacaccccctctcccgccacacacacacacacacgcccatcTTCATATGCACTTGCACAGAGGGGTAGACCTGCTTGCACCCACGAGCAGGCAGACACGCATGTGTATGCACGCACCGTTGTTCTGTGCTGCTTTGCCTCGCTCGTATTGTTAGTGCTctccacttctctttcttcttctgagCGTAggcttcttttctctcgcgtTTGGCTGTTTATATATGTGTTCATGGAAACACAGTAATGCGGATGCCGAGGAGCATCAAAACAAAGGAAGTCAATTGCTCATCGTTTTCTTCCCCCCGCCCTTTCTGTTTATGCTGCCGTTGTGTCAAGAGACGccgggggagagagacgaggcgATGTGAGGGAGGCAGGACTAGTGCGCTgaggcgtgtgcgtatgtgtgtggaaGACGCGGGTTGGGGTCGGGACACCTCTCCAGGTTTGGATACACGCACGCTGAATTGCCTTCAAGTGCACCCAAATAGGCACGGTAGCTTCCTTTacttcttccccttctttttcctctccgcGTCTGCGTTTCCTCTCTGTCATTCATAGTTATGATTTGTCCCTTTCCCTCGTCCGCGTATTtcgcttccttttttctcccttcgcGCTGTATCCATTGAAAGCGGAGAGGAGCAACTGGAAAATGAAAGACAACGGAAAGACGGTGCTGTGTCCTCGCACATGTCTCTCTGTaggcctgtgtgtgcgtgtctcggCAACCAgtcacacacccacacacgcatgcacagacAACAATCAGAATCTGCGTGAGAGCCTCAACCTTCTCGTCTTTCagaatgaaaaaaaaaacaagacaCCAAGCGTCATTTCTCGTTGAGGGGAGCTCAGAAAGAGGCTGCCGTACAGGTGTTCATAGGAATAGCGAATGTCGCTACTCTTCTTTCCCACAGAGGTGATTTCGTGCCACTCTTTccactccacacacacacacacaaaagctCAGATCTTGGCGAGGTGGTACCCACAGAGCCGGTGTGTTATTCTTTGAACGTTGGGGCCttatatatacatacatatatacatatatactCGTGCTTATCTTTTTCcatatttttttttgttttggggggttttgttttcttctcccacCCTTCTGTTGCGAAGCTCGATGTtcatctcccccttttcccctttccttccatTGCAAAggtttgtgtttttttttctcaggTGTAGGGGGTCTTCCGCTACTTAGACCGGACAGCTTCCAATAGCGAAGTACGGGTACCATGTGTGTGTCGGCGTAGtagctctctttcctctgaTGCCAGGTAGAATGTCAACTGGTTTTGCCGTCTCCACTGTGAGTTGACGCCAGTCCCGCTCGGTTAGCCCCTATCATGTCAGCCACCCGGCGTGGAATGATGGATAAGGACGGGGCGGACCCTGCACTTTCGTAGAGGTCCTGGAAAATATAAACAGTGATTCCGTGCGAGCGGGATACAGAATTCAGTTTTGTCCTACCTGGCAACGTCCAACATGTCTGTGATGTCGCTCGTAGAAAGTTAGAAAGTGGGGACGGAGCCCCTCCAACTCAATCGTTGCCTTCCCCTCTTGCTTCTCTCATCccctcttgcctctctcaccccctctttctctgatTTCACATCAGCGAGTGCAATGTAATATTCACGCTCCCAGCGACGACATCCACTAGCACCATTCCCGACCACTTCCCTTCATTTTCTTCTTTACTCCTgtggacacacgcacatgcgcacggtTGTgttgcaccaccgccaccactccttccacacactcacacacgcacacaaagacGTATGCGCGTGCAGTAGCGCTCTTTTTCAGTGTCTTTGTTGCgcgttcttcttcctcttcaaCCTTCTCTTTCGTCCTGCCGGCTcaacgtgtgtgcgtactcAGGTAAACCGGCGAGCTATCGTAGTAGCAGGCGTAGGTGAGAGAAAGCGGGGGAGCACACACAGATACACAAGCACCGCCGCGAAGAGGGCAATAGGCGAGGAGCCCTTCACGAAACAGCCAACCATTACGGAAAGGACAACGCCATCCCTTTGTGGGCTTCAGGCCTCTCAACTTTTCTCTCGCCATTTCCCGTATTCCACGCacttcttctttttgtttgtttgtttttctttcgctcctcTGTTTTCGGTGTGCAGTCACGTGCGCGCTCTCAATCCGTGGGGTCGCATCGGTAACGGTGAGTGGGCCTGCACCTGCGATTTACAGCGGAAGTGAccacctgcgccttctcACTTTTTTTTGTCCGGGGTAGTCACCACACAGCGGTGCATCGTTGGCTTCAACCGCATTCCCTCATTGTGAaactttcttttctctttcttttttttagCTGCGTTGTTCTCCTACAGGGTGTTTCGTTTGACTTCTCCTCATTCACtgtttttttatttttctctgTATTGCGGCGCTTACGCTTTCTCGTCATCCAGAGCCGTCCTATACTTACACCCGCACATCTACTTGTGGGCATCCCTCCGTCCTCGAGGCCCTCACTTGTGTGTTCTTCGTTCAGTGCCACATCTCTGCTCTTAAGATGACCTCCAGTGCAAAGAAAACGGACAAGAccggccaccgccgctcttcGTCATCGAAGTCAGCCTCTAGTGGCGCACAGCTCCCGCGCCAGCACAGTAACGCATCAGCGGCAGTCCCGCCTGCCTCAGCGCCGAAGCCTTCGGCGAGCGCACCTGCTCCAGCGTCTAAGCCAACCGCTCATTCCGCGGCTTCGCTAAGCAACTCCAAGATCACTGATGTCGTCGCTGACCCTGCGCCGTCCTCGGCAGTTCATGCGGCTGCACCCACCGGCGTTTCGGCCCTCTCTCCTACCAGTGGCACGCGCCGCTTGCCCGCTCCTGCTGGGGCACCGGCAACGGTCAATGCGGCTCCAACCTCGCAGAACGCTATGGGCGCCAACGGCTATGGCAGGATGGGCCCTGCTGTCTATGACGTCGTGGGTGCTAACGGGACGGGTTCCGTAGAACCCAATGGATTTGGATTTAAGGGCCCCAGTTTCTATGACACAGGCATGGGCAAGCAAAACGCCCTGAGTGGCTACGGTTCCATGGGTCCCGGCGGCTACGGCAGCATGAATGGCAGCATGGCGGAGAACTATGGTTCTATGGGCGGGGGTGGAAACGGTATGAACTCCATGTACGGCATAGGTGGTTCGATGGGTTCGATGTACGGCATGGGAGGCAATGCGATGGGCTCCATGTACGGCATGGGGTCGATGTACGGCCCAGGGTCAATGTACGGCATGGGCTCCATGTACGGCATGGGGTTGATGTACGGCCCAGGGTCAATGTACGGCCCAGGGTCAATGTACGGCATGGGCTCCATGTACGGCATGGGGTCGATGTACGGCATGGGGTCGATGTACGGCATGGGCTGTTACAACAGGATGGACCTAGGTACCAACGGCGGCTCCATGTACGGCATCGGCCGCACCGGCAGCCGCTCGAGCTtccgcagcagtggtggctaCGTCGGTGGCTCCTTCGACGGCCTTTGGCGTGCGCCTTTAGGTCATAGCTTCCATCCCAAGCAGGACTTCAGCATACCACCGCCGTCCTCGCTCCTtaaagaggaggtgctgaacgGAAAGGATGACAAGGCGGCGAAGGATGCGGCAGCACCCATGACGAAAGGCTCGGACGCGAAGGCTGCTGCGAACGACAAGACGacagctggtgcagcggAGAGCAAGACGCGCGCCGTCGCGGATAAGGGAGCTGATAAGAAGGACAGCTGCAGAGACAGTGCGGCTAACAAGAAGGATGCCGACGCAAAGGATGGAGAGAAGGGCCGGGGGCGTGGCATGCCTACAGCGATGGCATCATCGCACCGCCTGACGAAGCAGGTGAACGACAGCGTGCACGTCATCGCAGTGGTGCCGAAGGAATCGATGGTGAACCGCACTGACAAGTCCGTGATGGTAGGCACGACCACGTACAAGATGGACGAAGTGACCATGGGGCCAGTGAATGTAGAGAGGTCGGACTTGCTGACCGATATCGTGGAGCAGACGCAATGCGGCCACAACGTGTCTATGCTGGCCCTCTGCGGCGCTCAGCCGTACGCGTTGTGCACCGACCCCATCACTGCCGTTGTCAAGCACATGATGGAGTCGCTCACGGAGGACAAGGCGCAGGTGACGCAGGTGAAAGTGTCGGCCGTGGCGTTCGCTGAGGCTGGAGACATTGTCGACCTCCTCGAGGAGAATGCGAAGCCAGTCAAGGCAGAGATGGCTTCTAACCCGATTTACGGTCCGTGTGTGATGAACACCTCCGAAAAGGACGTCAAATCAGCAGACGAGGCGGCCGCAGTTGTTATCAGCACCGCTGCGaaggcgccgcagcagggccTCATCGTCATTATGTACAAGATCAAGCAGATCCGCCTTGTTGCcgcaggtggcgctgcaccgGTGAAGGACGTGTACGTCTCATCCATGTTGGTTGCCATGGTAGACGACGCAGGCATGCAAAATCTGAAGGTCCCCGAGAAGCACGCGAGAGTTGAACCGGCGCTCATCTTCACCAACGCAATTGGCGGTGCCAGTCGCACCGTGGTCATTGTGCAGGTGCCGGAGCAAGATGCTGAAAAGCTggtcagcggcgccgccgcctattcccagcgcctgcgcgaAATTAGGAACACACCGACGCGCAGCGGAAATATGAAGCGCTTTATCGACTACACCGAGcgtgccgcggcggccaacACGAAGGTGTCGCCGGAGACCGCTGCAAAACTTGACCGTATGCTCAAGGACGCGAAGGAACTGCTGGCAAGACCGGAGCAGACGCCGCTGACGGCATACAGTCTCGTTAGTAGCAACTCGCCCACGACCCTGACGGAGGCGATGCCTCACAGCGGCGAGGCCACCATGAAGAAGGCTGATGTGCTGGCAGCACCCGTCGCTGCAAACGCCGCATGTGCGACAACATCATCCGAGGCTCTTGCTGTGGAGAAACCGGCAGGCCCGGCCGCAGAGTCggctgccgccacgccgtccgCTAAGTCAGAGTCGGAGAAGCAGGTGCGTCTTGTCGTGTGCATCGACAACACGACACAGGTACCAGCGGAGCGTGTGAAGGCGGATGAGGTGGTGGTCCGCGCCGACGCGGCCGTAATGTCCGAGTCAGAGACGCTCAAGAAGCTGCGCGCCGTTTTCGGGAACGGCCGCAACGTGGCCCTGCTCTCGGTAGAGACGCAGCCGAGCATTCCGCTCAAAGACCAGTACACATGGATGAACGTTGCGGACATCCTCACAAGGACGTTTGAgtcgccgccggcgcgtGCGAAGGACACGTGCATTGAGCTCTTCATGTCCGTTGTACTCAAGCGCCACGTGCTCTGCGATCTTATGGCGGAcggcgcggcgtcggtggGACCCAAACCCCTCAACACAGCATCTTCGCCACTATTCGGTCCAGTCCTTATGGACGCAAGCTACAAGACGCTGCGTAAGGCATCAGACGTGAAGCCGACACTggagcaggcgctgcaggccgCCCCCGCCTATTTCACGGAGCCGGACTCGATGATTGTcatgacggcggtgctgaagcAGGTGCAGATGGACAACGACGTGCTTGTGGCGTCCTTCATGGCCGCCTCCGGGCCGTCGACGGCCGGCCTGTGCGGCGCGATGTCGAAGAACCCTAACtactctcgctctctcctgtcCTACGCGATCGGTGGCCCGTGcgtcacggcgctgctggtgtgcgtTGGCAATGACTATGAATCCAATGCGGCGGCCAAGGACAGGCTGGCCGACATGCATGCTCTGACCAAGCAGCCGAACCACACGAGCCGTGATGGCAGTGTAGTGGCGTTCATCGACTATGCCAAGAAGGGTCTTGTGGCGAATGCGTCGAAGCTTGAGAAagcagaaggggaggaacGCGAACGACTCATGGCGGTCTCGAAGCGACTGCAGATCATGCACGACGACTACAGCACCTTTCTCAAGTTCCCTGAGGAGAGCATGCCAGCTTACTACATGGGCGACAAGCGCGTCAGCCCGGGCCCGCGCATGGACGGCGGCAAGCCTGAAGAGGCAACCGGTGCAACTCCCTCAGCGCACGAAAGGCCGCGGAAGGACGTGGGCGtgaaggcgacggcgcccATCCGCGCTGTTGCGGTCGTTATGGACGGTGATGACGGTGCCAGCAGCGTGACTAACAAGACGCCGATGGAGGTGACGAATAAGGAGCTGATCGTCAACGGGCAGCGCTACGCCCCGACAGAGGTGGTACAAACACAGGGTGAATCGATTCGCTCTGTTGTGATCGATGGGCTGCACAAGATTGTGCTCGACGGCTACAATGCCGCCATGCTGACGAACGATGTCGGCGGCAGTACGGTGGGCATCTCGATGGCGGTCAAGGCAATCACCGTGATTGTGCGCAGCCTGCCAAAGGGCAGTGAGGCATTCTGGTCGGTGACGGTGTCTAAGGACAAGAAGGTGAAAGACATGCTGGGCGAAAACTCTCCCTACTATGATCTTCACATCGCCTCTTCGCCCCTCTTCGGCAACGTGCCGTACGGCGCGAACATTGTGCCAGTCgcggaggcgcaggtggagcTGGTGGTGCGAGAGGTGCGCAATGAGGTGCGCGAGAAGGGTGGCATAGGCTACATTGCCCTCATTCTGCGTATCGCACAGTCGGACGGCGATGTCTGTGTGCCATCCTTCCTTGTCACCATCGCGGGGGATAGCGTCGAGGAGTACGAGAAGATGCTGtcgacgcgcagcagctcggaGTTGCTCGGCACTGCCATTGGTGGCGCGTGCAACAGCATTTACGTGGCTGGCATCCGCGGCAAATCTGGCGAGGTGGCTCAGCCAGTTCTTGAGGTGGCCGAAAAGATGATGCGTGTGAATAACGGGCCCCTCCGCAGTGGCAGTCTGAATCGCTTCATCACCCACACGAAgctggcggtggaggcgatgcagcgcaagATCGAAgccagtggtggtgcgccgAACCCGCAGCTCCTGGCGCAGGTGGGTCGCATTGGGACGATGCTCAAGGACGCGCAGAGCATGCTGAACTCTCCGGGCGGTAGCACGCCGGCCGTCTACAAGCGTTAACCAGGATAAAATAGCCGACAATGCACACACCGTTCTCTGCCAGCAGTCACTTTCTCCCTGCAGTACCAGTGGATGTCTTCGGAGCTgcgccctcc
The window above is part of the Leishmania panamensis strain MHOM/PA/94/PSC-1 chromosome 33 sequence genome. Proteins encoded here:
- a CDS encoding hypothetical protein (TriTrypDB/GeneDB-style sysID: LpmP.33.3060) — encoded protein: MTSSAKKTDKTGHRRSSSSKSASSGAQLPRQHSNASAAVPPASAPKPSASAPAPASKPTAHSAASLSNSKITDVVADPAPSSAVHAAAPTGVSALSPTSGTRRLPAPAGAPATVNAAPTSQNAMGANGYGRMGPAVYDVVGANGTGSVEPNGFGFKGPSFYDTGMGKQNALSGYGSMGPGGYGSMNGSMAENYGSMGGGGNGMNSMYGIGGSMGSMYGMGGNAMGSMYGMGSMYGPGSMYGMGSMYGMGLMYGPGSMYGPGSMYGMGSMYGMGSMYGMGSMYGMGCYNRMDLGTNGGSMYGIGRTGSRSSFRSSGGYVGGSFDGLWRAPLGHSFHPKQDFSIPPPSSLLKEEVLNGKDDKAAKDAAAPMTKGSDAKAAANDKTTAGAAESKTRAVADKGADKKDSCRDSAANKKDADAKDGEKGRGRGMPTAMASSHRLTKQVNDSVHVIAVVPKESMVNRTDKSVMVGTTTYKMDEVTMGPVNVERSDLLTDIVEQTQCGHNVSMLALCGAQPYALCTDPITAVVKHMMESLTEDKAQVTQVKVSAVAFAEAGDIVDLLEENAKPVKAEMASNPIYGPCVMNTSEKDVKSADEAAAVVISTAAKAPQQGLIVIMYKIKQIRLVAAGGAAPVKDVYVSSMLVAMVDDAGMQNLKVPEKHARVEPALIFTNAIGGASRTVVIVQVPEQDAEKLVSGAAAYSQRLREIRNTPTRSGNMKRFIDYTERAAAANTKVSPETAAKLDRMLKDAKELLARPEQTPLTAYSLVSSNSPTTLTEAMPHSGEATMKKADVLAAPVAANAACATTSSEALAVEKPAGPAAESAAATPSAKSESEKQVRLVVCIDNTTQVPAERVKADEVVVRADAAVMSESETLKKLRAVFGNGRNVALLSVETQPSIPLKDQYTWMNVADILTRTFESPPARAKDTCIELFMSVVLKRHVLCDLMADGAASVGPKPLNTASSPLFGPVLMDASYKTLRKASDVKPTLEQALQAAPAYFTEPDSMIVMTAVLKQVQMDNDVLVASFMAASGPSTAGLCGAMSKNPNYSRSLLSYAIGGPCVTALLVCVGNDYESNAAAKDRLADMHALTKQPNHTSRDGSVVAFIDYAKKGLVANASKLEKAEGEERERLMAVSKRLQIMHDDYSTFLKFPEESMPAYYMGDKRVSPGPRMDGGKPEEATGATPSAHERPRKDVGVKATAPIRAVAVVMDGDDGASSVTNKTPMEVTNKELIVNGQRYAPTEVVQTQGESIRSVVIDGLHKIVLDGYNAAMLTNDVGGSTVGISMAVKAITVIVRSLPKGSEAFWSVTVSKDKKVKDMLGENSPYYDLHIASSPLFGNVPYGANIVPVAEAQVELVVREVRNEVREKGGIGYIALILRIAQSDGDVCVPSFLVTIAGDSVEEYEKMLSTRSSSELLGTAIGGACNSIYVAGIRGKSGEVAQPVLEVAEKMMRVNNGPLRSGSLNRFITHTKLAVEAMQRKIEASGGAPNPQLLAQVGRIGTMLKDAQSMLNSPGGSTPAVYKR